The genomic DNA GCTGCCTGGGATGTGGCGGGAACCTACGCCGTCACCCTGAAAGTAACCGACGACGATGGCGGGGTAGATACGGATACTACGGAGGTAGTTATTAACGACAGTATCCCACCGGTAGTAACCATCATCTCACCTAACAATGGCAATGACACCACGACCACTCAGCCGCAGGCGACCATTTCCGGCTCGGCCTCAGACACGGGAACTGGGGTAGTTACTGTCTCGATCAATAGCGGGGATACCAATGACGGGGATACGGCCAACTTTAGTTTCCTGGTGACCCTTAACCCTGATACCAACACCTTTATTGTTACCGCCTATGATGAGGCCGGTAATACGGGAACCGATACCATTACTATTTACTATCCTCCCTGTCCTTCGCCGGTGGCTGATTTTACGGCCAGCGATACCACTGGTTGTGCCCCTCTGAAGGTCGATTTCAGCGACTCATCCAGCGGCGAGGCGCTTTCCTGGTTATGGGATTTCGGAGACGGGGTAACAAGCTCAGATTCGAATCCGGCTCATATCTACACCGATTCCGGCGCCTACGCGGTCTCCCTGACTGTCTCAGACACCTGCAGTTCCGACACAAAAACAGACTACATTGCGGTTAACTGTTGTTCCATAGTGGCCGCCGATTTCTCCGGCACACCTACTACAGGCTGCGTTCCTCTGTCGGTCAACTTCAGCGACTCATCCACCGGACCTGCCCTCTCCTGGTTATGGGATTTCGGAGACGGGGACACCAGCACCGTTCAGAATCCGTCGCATACCTACACCGACTCCGGCACCTACACCGTCTCTCTGACTGTCTCAGACACCTGTGGTTCCAACACCAAGACAGACTATATTACGGTCAACTGCTGTTCTACGGTGACCGCCGATTTCTCTGGCAGGCCGACTACGGGCTGCGTTCCTCTGTCGGTCAACTTCAGCGATTCTTCCAGCGGCAATGCGCTTTCCTGGTTATGGGATTTCGGAGACGGGGACACCAGCACCGCACAACACCCCTCGCATGTTTATCCCAACACCGGCACTTACACGGTTTCTCTGACTGTCTCAGCCGCCTGCGGTTCCGACACCAAGACAGACTACATTACAGTCAACTGTTGTTCCACGGTGACCGCCGATTTCTCCGGCACACCGATGACAGGCTGCGTTCCTCTGTCGGTCAACTTCAGCGACTCATCCACCGGCCCCGCCCTCTCCTGGTTATGGGATTTCGGAGACGGAGACACCAGCACCGTTCAGAATCCGTCGCATATCTACACCGACTCGGGCGCTTACACGGTCTCCCTGATCGTGACCGGCCAATGCGAGAGTAATTCCAAGATAGTCAGGACGGCCTACATTACCGTTGATCCCTGTCGGCTGGACGTCCGCATAAATGAAGTCGCCTTCAAAGAGGCCAACGACTGGATCGAATTTCATATCGGAGGGACATACCTGGGTGGATTGAGGGTCTACAAAGGAACAACCCTGGTCAAGGAATTTCCGGACATTAACGCCGAGGCTGGTGGCTATGTAGTTTTACACTTTGACGGCGATCCGTCTAATGACGAGAATGATACCACCGGCCAGGGGGCTAATGGCTATTGGGACATCTACAGCAGCAATTCAGGGCTGACAGGAACGGACGATATAGTCAGACTTCAGATGCCGGGAACATCCTCAATTTCCCCCACTAACACCCTCGATGCGGTCATCTGGTCGAACAACGATGGCCGCTTTACCGGAAGCAAGTCAGTAGCCAACGAACTGGTAGCGGCCGGACTCTGGGAGGCCGGATATGATTTTGAGGCGGGAGATTCTGGGGCGGTCATAGACAGTGATGATTTAACGGCCGGCTCCTCCCTGGGACGAGATGTATTCTCAACTGACGATAACTCAAGGGTAGACTGGTCTATCTTGCCCCAAGCAGAGGGCGGAACAAATTGTTCTCTCCCTGCATCTCGTTTTGCAGCCGTCAATACCAGCGGCTGCGCTCCCTTGAGCGTCTGTTTCCACGACTCCTCGATTGGCCATAGCACGGGCTGGAGTTGGGACATTAATGGCGATGGTATTCCCGATACCACTATTCAGAACCCATGCTATATCTACGATACGCCTGGGAGCTATTCTGTCAGCCTGACCGTGAGTGGGGTATGCGGTTCTGATTCTGAAACCAAAGTGGACTATATCCAGGTCATCTCTGCCAGGATAGTGGCCGACTTCAGCGTTACATACACCGTTGGGTGGGCGCCTCTGACCGTTTGTTTCAGCGACACATCTACCGGTGACATTACGAACCGGGATTGGGACCTGGACGGTGATGGGATTTCAGATACCGCTGTCCCGAATCCCTGCCATACCTACGATGCCGGGAGTTACCCTGTCAGGCTGGCCGTGAGGGGGGAGTGTGGTCAAGACAGCCGTCAGGTGTCTATTACCGTCCTGGATGACTTTCGGATAGAGTCGGAAGATGGCCAGGCCATAGGCGAGCTTTCCCTGAATTTGGGAGACACTATGGCGGTGTATGCCAGGGGTTACGGGGGTGATTCAGTAATAGGACCGCTTTCGGTTACCTGGGAAGTTACCGGAGAGGTGGGTAACGTTAGCCCCACTCAGGGTGAGATGACCACCTTTAAGGCCGAGCATGCCGGGACAGGCAGGATCAAAGCCCACTTTGAAGGCCAGGAGAGGATCAGCAGAGAAATAACCGTTAGAATCTCATCAGGGATAATTATCCTTGA from bacterium includes the following:
- a CDS encoding PKD domain-containing protein — translated: PLASAGGPYFGGLGDTITFSGTAVDSSPLDTFTYDWDLNNDGTYETLNTQNPSAAWDVAGTYAVTLKVTDDDGGVDTDTTEVVINDSIPPVVTIISPNNGNDTTTTQPQATISGSASDTGTGVVTVSINSGDTNDGDTANFSFLVTLNPDTNTFIVTAYDEAGNTGTDTITIYYPPCPSPVADFTASDTTGCAPLKVDFSDSSSGEALSWLWDFGDGVTSSDSNPAHIYTDSGAYAVSLTVSDTCSSDTKTDYIAVNCCSIVAADFSGTPTTGCVPLSVNFSDSSTGPALSWLWDFGDGDTSTVQNPSHTYTDSGTYTVSLTVSDTCGSNTKTDYITVNCCSTVTADFSGRPTTGCVPLSVNFSDSSSGNALSWLWDFGDGDTSTAQHPSHVYPNTGTYTVSLTVSAACGSDTKTDYITVNCCSTVTADFSGTPMTGCVPLSVNFSDSSTGPALSWLWDFGDGDTSTVQNPSHIYTDSGAYTVSLIVTGQCESNSKIVRTAYITVDPCRLDVRINEVAFKEANDWIEFHIGGTYLGGLRVYKGTTLVKEFPDINAEAGGYVVLHFDGDPSNDENDTTGQGANGYWDIYSSNSGLTGTDDIVRLQMPGTSSISPTNTLDAVIWSNNDGRFTGSKSVANELVAAGLWEAGYDFEAGDSGAVIDSDDLTAGSSLGRDVFSTDDNSRVDWSILPQAEGGTNCSLPASRFAAVNTSGCAPLSVCFHDSSIGHSTGWSWDINGDGIPDTTIQNPCYIYDTPGSYSVSLTVSGVCGSDSETKVDYIQVISARIVADFSVTYTVGWAPLTVCFSDTSTGDITNRDWDLDGDGISDTAVPNPCHTYDAGSYPVRLAVRGECGQDSRQVSITVLDDFRIESEDGQAIGELSLNLGDTMAVYARGYGGDSVIGPLSVTWEVTGEVGNVSPTQGEMTTFKAEHAGTGRIKAHFEGQERISREITVRISSGIIILEPDGVEDEIDDVFTITWAAGDMDDDAFISLYYDTDDTGYNGAEIITGLSQNDDLDSYQWDVSSLEEGDYYVYALITDEKASGSDYSAGPVTVRHPSKNWETYNYPNPFNPVDGEMIYPEDGGEPTDGTIIKYTLPEDIDDEVIVHIYTTAGKLVKRFEFSSSEYRSKGERYIAWDGQNDDGHMVASGIYIYYIEAGRWKGTHKMAVVK